The sequence CACGGACACCGTCGTGGCCGGCGGAGCTTTGCGCACCATCGTGTGGTGGGTTTTCGCCCTTTTCGTGGCGGATGCGCTGGGCAACGTAGTGAAGAATATCGGGGGCTATATCGGCGACGTGATGGTCTCCCGCCTGCGCCAGATTCTCTCGACGCGCTACTTTGCCAAGCTGCTGTCCGTGCCGCAGGGCTACTACGACAACCAGGTCACGGGCACCATCATCGCGCGCTTGGATCGCTCGATTGCCAATATAACGCAGTTCCTACAGTCCTTCTCCAATAATTTCTTCGTCATGCTCATCCAGGCCGCGGCGGTCCTCGTCATCACTGCGGTGTATTACTGGCCGCTGGCGATTCTCTTGGCTGCGCTCTTTCCTATCTATATGTGGCTCACGGCAAAGACCTCATCGCGCTGGCAGAGGTTTGAGGCCATCAAGAATGAGAACATTGACCTGGCCAATGGCCGTTTCGCGGAAGTTATTGGCCAAGTGAAGGTGACCAAGTCCTTCGTGGCCGAAGCCCGTGAGCTGGCCTCGTTCGGTGGACGCTACCGCACCGTGGTGGATACAACGAAGCCACAGTCACGGTGGTGGCATTCCATGGACACCGCGCGTGGAGTAGCCATGGCGCTCATCTTCTTCGGTATCTACGGACTCATTTTCTGGCGCACACTGGAAGGCCATTTCTCCATCGGTGACATGGTCATGCTCCTTCAGCTGGTGAACATGGCCAAGCAGCCAGTGTTCATGATGAGCTGGATCGTGGATATCAGCCAGCGCGCTATTGCCGGCTCCAAGGATTACTTCAAGGTCATGGAGGAAACCCCGGAGCCCACGGTCAACCCGCAGCTGGTTTCTGCCGCTGCGGCGTCCGACGTCCCGGAGCTCGACCTCTCCCCTGTCGAACCGTTGGCCCCAGCTGAGGGTCCCGTCTTTGCTTTCGACGATGTGTCCTTTGCCTATGAGGCGGACAAGCCGGTGGTGAACGGCATCACTTTTAGCGCCGAGGAAGGGCACAAGGTGGCGCTCGTGGGCGAGTCCGGTGGTGGTAAGTCCACGTTGGTCAATCTGTTGCTGGGCCTGTACCAGCCCACGGAAGGCACGCTGTCGGTGCTTGGGCAGGACGTGGCCACGCTCACGGCGGAACGCCTGCGTGCCTCGGTGGGCGTGGTCTTTCAGGAGTCCTATTTGTTCTCCGGAACCATCAAGGAGAACATCGCCTACGGTAAGCCAGGGGCATCGATGGAGGAGATCATCGCCGTGGCCAAGCGGGCCAACGCCCACGGTTTTATCGAGGAATTCCCAGATGGCTACGACACCGTCATCGGCGAGCGCGGACTGAAGCTCTCCGGTGGGCAGAAGCAGCGCGTGGCCGTGGCACGCGCCATGCTCAAGGACGCACCGATCCTGGTCCTCGATGAGGCCACCTCCGCGCTCGACACCAAGGCCGAGCGCGCCGTGCAAGCAGGCCTGGATGAGCTCATGAAGGATCGCACCACGCTCATCATCGCGCACCGCCTGTCCACCATTGCGGATGTGGACACCATCGTCACGCTCGACCGCGGTGTCATCTCAGAGATCGGTTCGCCAGCCGAGCTCGCACAGAGCGACGGCATCTATGCCGAGTTGCTCCGCCTGACCCAATCCGCCTCCGCCGCAGACCGCAAGCGACTGAAAAAATACGGATTCGTGCAGACTCCCTCCGAGTAGGGTGGGGCCCATGCATTTTCCTAGTCTGAAAGAACTCTCCGCCCGCGGGACGCGCAAGTGGACCGTGTACGACGAGGATGTCATCCCTCTCTGGATCGCCGAGTCCGATTTTCTCACCGCACCCGCGGTGAAGGAGGCCATCCAGGAGGCCGTTGACGCCGAGTCCTTCGGCTATACCCCGGCCCCCAAGGCCTCGGAGCTCAACGCGGCCGTCGCCGATTTCTACGAAACACGCTATGGCTGGCGCCCGAAGCACGTGTTCTGGATCGGGGACGTTGTCCGCGGCCTGTTGCTCGGCGTGCAGTACTTCACCGAGGGCCCGGTTGCGGTCCCAGTTCCCTCCTACCCACCCCTCTTGGAGCTTCCAGAAACGGCAGGTCGCGAGAAGATCGAGACCTCCCTGGAGCTTGCGGACATTGAGCGTGCTTTCCAGGCCGGCGCCGGCTCCATCCTGCTCTCCCACCCGTACAACCCCCTCGGCATTGTCTTTGATGAGGAGTGGCTGCGTGGGCTGGTGGCGCTGGCGGATAAGTATGATGCACGCATTCTTTCCGATGAAATCCACGCGCCACTGGTCTACAAGGGCCGCCACATCCCGCTGGCCTCCCTGTCGGATCGCGTCATCACCGTCACCGCCACGTCCAAGGCGTGGAATACCGCGGGTCTCAAGTGCGCGCAGGTCATCCTGTCCAACTCCGCCGATGTGGCGCGCTGGAATGGCCTCACCGGAGTAGCCAAGGACGGCACAGGCACGCTCGGTGTGCTGGCGGCGGAGGCCGCCTACCGCAAGGGCGTGGACTTCCTCGATGAGGAAGTGGAGTACCTCAAGGACACCCGCGATTGGCTGGTGGATGAGCTACCCAAGCGCGTACCGGGGCTCAAGACGTCCCGCCCGGAGGCCACGTACCTCTTGTGGCTCGACTTCTCAGAGACGGCCATCGGGGATAATCCGAAACCGGCCGCGTGGGTCCGCGAGCACGCCAAGGTAGCCCTCAATGAGGGTGTGACCTTCGGTACGGGCGGCGAGCACCACGCGCGTCTCAATTTTGCGACCTCCCGTGAGCTGCTGGAAGAAGCTCTCGTCCGCTTGGAGAAGGCCTTCCACTAGAATTTACATCTCACGTCATGGGCATTATCCTTGGAAAAATGTCCATAAACGACGCTCAGGCCTCCCCGCATACAGCCTCGACTGGTTCTCCCGTGAAGACCATCGTCGTGGCTTCCCTCATGCTCTTCTCCATGTTCTTTGGAGCGGGCAACCTCATCTTCCCGCCGGAGGTCGGTGTCTCCTCCGGCACCAACTTCTGGCCCGCCACCTTGGGCTTCCTCGCCGCCGGCGTGGCGTTGCCAGTGCTCGCGATCATCGCCGTGGCCATCTCCGGGCAGTCTGTGCGCGATATTGGCAATCACGGCGGCAAAGTTTTCGGCGTTGCCTTCTCCGTCATTGCCTACCTCGCCATCGGCGCTTTCTACGCCTTGCCGCGCACGGGGGCGGTGTCGATGGAAACCGCCATTACCCCACTGCTGGGCTGGGAAGGTACTGCCGCCAACGGTGCCTTCAACGTGGTCTTCTTCCTTATCGCTCTGGTGCTCGCGTGGCGCCCGAACAACATCATCGACACCTTGGGAAAATTCCTCACCCCAGCGCTCGTCGCCCTGCTCGTCGTATTGATCACTGTGGCAACCGTGAGCAACCCACGCGTCCCGGGCACACCAACGGAGGAGTACGCGACCTCGCCGTTCGTCACCGGCCTGTTTGAGGGCTATAACACCATGGACGCCATCGCCGGCTTAGCCTTCTCCATCGTCATTGTGAACTCCCTTCGCTCCAAAGGTTTTTCCAAGAACACTGAGTTGCTGCGCGGCACGGTGGTCTCCGCGGTCATTGCCGGAATTCTGCTCGCCACGATCTACTTGGGCTTGGCGTGGATTGGCCAGACCATGCCGAACGGCTCCTCCTACGACTCAGGCGCCGCCTTGCTTGCCGACGCCTCCAACCTCACCCTCGGCACCACCGGCCAGGCCGTTTTCTCCGCCATCGTCATCTTGGCCTGCATGACCACCGCGGTGGGACTCATCTCCGCCACGTCAGAGTTCTTCGCCATGCTGGTTCCGAAGACCTCCTACCACTTCTGGGCCTGCCTCTTTACAGCGCTGTCCATCGCTTTTGCTTTCCAAGGCCTGGAGACCGTGCTGTCGATTGCCGTGCCCTTCATCATCTTCCTGTACCCGCCGGCCATCTCGCTCATCGCTCTCACCTTGCTGCAGCCAGTGGTCAAGCGCTGGGTGACCTTCCACAGGGCATTCCGACTTGCACTGTGGGTATCCGTGCTGTGGTCTGCGGCTACCTCCTTTGGCGCACCGCTAGACTTCTCCCCTGGTCAGGACGTGGGCTTGGGCTGGGTTGTTCCCACCCTCCTTGCGTTCATCATCGGCGTTATCATCGATGTTGTATCTACAGGCTCTGAAGAAAGAAGTGAGTAACTCATGACGCAGCGCGCCGCCTTGTCCATCCTCGATTTCTGCACCATCTACGAGGGAGAGTCCCCCGCCCAGTCAATGGCCAGGTCGGTCGAGCTGGCACAGCGCGCGGAAGCCTTGGGGTTTAAGCGTATGTGGTACACCGAGCACCACAACATGCCCTCCATCACCTCCTCATCCCCGGCCGTTCTCATCGCCCACATTGGCGCCAAGACCGAGCGCATCCGCCTCGGCTCAGGCGGCGTGATGCTGCCCAACCACGCTCCCTATGTCATCGCCGAACAGTTCGGCACCTTGGCCGAGCTCTACCCCGATCGCATCGACCTGGGCCTGGGCCGCGCCCCTGGTACCGATATGCAGACCTTGGGCCGCGCGCTGCGTCGCGATGGCCACGCCGCGGAGCGCTTCCCGGAGGACATCAGGGAGTTGCAGGGCTACCTCGCCGGCGCATCCATCATTCCGGGCGTTCAAGCCATCCCGGGCGCTGGCACCAATGTGCCCATCTATATCTTGGGCTCTTCCATGTTCGGCGCCTCACTGGCAGCCAAGTACGGTCTGCCCTACGCCTTTGCCTCCCACTTCGCCCCGCAGCACCTCGAGTCCGCCACCGCCTACTACCGCGAGAACTACCAGCCTTCCGAGTCCTTCCCCGAACCCTATGTCATCGCCGGCGTCAACGTCACCGCAGGTGAGAACGCCGAGGAGGAGTTCGAGCGCGTGTGCTTCCGCCGCGTCAAGGCCTTTGTGGGCAGGGGCAAGCAGCTTTCTGACGCCCACGTGGAGCAGATCATCTCCACCGCCCAGGGCCAGCAGATCCTCGACATGCTCAAGTACTCCGCCGTGGGCAACGGCGAGCACGTCCGCGAGTACCTTGCAGAGTTCCAAGAGCTAGCACAGGCGGACGAGCTCATGATTTCACTGCAGTCGACCAATCACGAGAAGGTCTTGGGTAACATGGAAACACTGGCGCACGCGTGGGAGTTGTAATGTTTCCCCAACGTGCAAGACTTTTTTGCATGCGCGTGAATTAATATTAGACCTGTTTTAACAGTATCAACATTGAGGAGAATGGCCGTGTCACTTCGCGGTACCCAGCAGCACAGCAAGATTGCTGACTATCTGCGCGGACTCATTCGCAGCAAGCAACTCGCCCCAGGTGACTTCCTGCCCAGTGAAGCCGAGCTCTGCGAGCAATTCTCCTCCTCCCGTGGGCCTGTCCGCCAAGCCGTTGCCGCCCTGCGCTCGGAGGGCCTCATTTCCTCCGGCCGCGGCCGGCGTTCCGTCGTATTGGGCCGATTCACCTCCGAGTCTTTCGACTCGATTTTCTCCGTGACGCACTGGCTCCGCGAGCGCGGCTTCGAGCCCGGCGCGAAGACCCTGTGGCTCGCTCGCTGCCCCGCCCCGAAGAAGGTGGCCAACTTCCTGCAGGTGGACGAAGGTGCCCCGGTCGTCTTCGTGCACCGCGTGCGCAGCGCCAACGACTTTCCCATTTCCATCGAGCGCATGTATTTCCCGCTGGAGGTGGGCAGCCACATCCTCAACTTTGATGCGGACAACGGCTCCATTCACGATCACCTCAGCGCCAAAGGCGTCGAGTTCGACAATGTCAACCGCGAGCTCTCCATGGCGCGAGCCACGGAGGAGGATGCGCGTTCCCTCAACATCGACACGGGCACCCCGCTGTGGCGCCTGCACCTCGACATCTCCGATCACTCTGGCCACCCCGTCGAGTGCACCGAAATCCTTTACCTCAGTGACCGCCTCACGCTCGGCATGACCAGCGTGCGTGGCACTACCTCCCCGCTTGAAGTCAAGCTCTCGGAAGGATGAGAACCCGACTGACTCTGTTGGGGCTGCTGGGGGCGGCGTCGCTAAGCGCATGCTCTGCAGGCTCCACCGCGATTGTGGATGCTGATTCCACCGCGCTCACCTTAGCTACCACCACGCCCGCAACGTCCCTGGACTTCACCACCGTAGGTGGTGCAGCCATCCCTGCTGCACTCATGAGCAACGTCTACGAAACCCTCGTGCGTATCTCTCCGGAGGGTGACATCGTTCCGGGCCTAGCCACATCCTGGGAGGCCGAACCTACGCGCTACACCTTCCACTTGCGCGAGGCCTCCTTTTCCAATGGCGAGGCCTTTACTGCGAACACCGCCGCTTGGTCCATCAACGCGGTGAAGACGGAGTGGACCAACGGCATTAGTGCGCAGATGGACGTCGTCAAGCAGGCCACGGCTGTCGACGATCACACGCTCATCGTCGAGCTCTCCCGGCCATCGGCCGGCTGGCTATGGTCGATGGGCACCGCCATTGGTGCCATGCGCACCCCTACCGAAGCCGTGGGCACTGGCCCCTTCGCCGTGGCGGGGTTCTCCCCCGGTGAATACATCGCTCTCGAGGCCCGCAGCGACTACTGGGGAACGCCAGCCGCCGAGGACATCACCATCCGTTACTTCCCCGATTCCCTCACCGCGGTCAACGCACTGCGCTCCGGAGGGGTCGACGCGGTGTGGGGCGTACAAAACCCCGAGTTGCTCGACACCCTCGAGGACTCCATCCACACCGCCATCGGGACCACCAACGGTGAGGTGCTGCTCTCTATGAACAACCAGGCAGCGCCCTTCGATGACCCCCGCGTGCGCCGCGCTGTGGCTTATGGCATTGACCGTCAGGCAGCCAATGACATCTTGTGGCAGGGCCGCGCCCGCGACACCGGTGGGGCGCCCGTACCACCGAGCGACCCGTGGTTTAGCGGCCAGGATTACTACCCCTTCGACCCCGCCCGTGCCCACACGCTCATGGAGGACGCCGGGGCCGTGGGCACCCCCTTGACGCTGACCGTCCCGAGTCTGCCTTATACCCAAACCCTCTCGGAGTTCCTCTACTCCCAGCTCACCGAAATCGGTTTCGATGTCACGCTGGAAACCGCCGAATTCCCTGCGGTATGGCTGAGCCAGGTCATGGGCGCGAAGGAGTACCAGATGTCTCTCGTGGCGCACGTTGAGCCGCGCGATATCCCCACCATCTTCGGCAACCCGGACTATTACATTGGCTATGACTCCGCGCAGGCCCGCACCTTGCTCCAGCAGGACGATATGAGCGGAGCCGTCGACCAGATCATGGCCGATATGCCGGCCCTAACGTTGATGAATATGCCCAACATTGTGCTCTACCGCGATGGTCTTACCGGCCTTCAGCCCAACCAGATCACCGACGCCATCGAATTGCGAGGTGTGCGATGAGAGTTCTGCGTTTTATCGGCACGTTGTTCGCTGCCTCGATCATCATCTTCCTGCTCATGCGCGCTGTACCCGGCAACCCGGCGCGCGTAGCCTTGGGCGTCAACGCCACCGACGAGGCCGTCGAGAAGCTGACGCAGTCCATGGGGCTCGACCGCCCCCTCCTCGTGCAGTACCTGGAGTGGATGAAGGGCCTTTTCACGGGAAACTTTGGCATTTCTCTGTCCTCCCAGCAGGACATCACCCCGCTTGTCCTCGACCGCGCACAGGTAACCCTGCTGCTCATCGGTCTGGCCATCGCCCTCGCTCTTGTAGGCGCCATCCCCATGGGCATCCTCCTCGCGCGATTCCGCCTCCCGGTGCTCAACGCGGCGACGCAGCTGGGCATCGCGGTGCCGAGTTTCTTAGTCGGCATCCTCCTCGTCGCGGTCTTTTCCGTACATCTGGGCTGGCTGCCGGCCAATGGCTGGCAGCTGCCGCGTGAGGGATTGAGCCATCTCGTTCTACCGGTGATTTCCCTGGCGTTGGTGCAGGGCGCGATGCTCACCCGCTACGTCCGCGTCACCCTCACGGAGGAGATGGACAAGGACTATATCCGCACCGCGCGCTCGCTGGGTGAGTCCCGCACTGGGGCGCTCATCCGCCACGGCCTGCGCAACGCGGCGCTGCCCGTCCTCACCGTGACGGGCGTGCAGCTGAGCACGCTCGTGGTGGGCGCGGTGGTCATCGAGAATGTTTTCGTCATCCCAGGTTTGGGCTCCATGCTTCTCGACGCCGTCTCCACCCGCGACCTCACCACAATCCAAACGCTCATCATGGTCTTTGTCACCTTCACCCTCACCGTCAACTTGCTCACGGACCTGGCCTACCGCGTCATCGATCCGCGCCTCAAGGAGGCCCGATGAAACCCGGTTATCTTCTCGTGGGTCTTACCGTCCTGCTGGCTCTCGTCTCGCTGGTGTGGACGCCCTATGACCCGAACCTCATCTCCCCCGACCGCCTGGCCGGCCCCAGCCTCGAGCACCTCATGGGTACCGACCGCTTTGGCCGCGATACCTTCTCCCGCATCCTCACGGGCGCGCAGGTCACACTGCTCGTGGGTGTCGTAGCGGTGGCTATCGCCGCTCTCATCGGTGTGCCGTTGGGCATCATCGCGGGGATGCGCGGCGGCGGGGTCATCATGGCCGCGGCCGATCTCCTCCTAGCTTTCCCGGCGTTGCTGCTGGCCATCGTCGCCGGCGCGGTGTGGGGCTCGTCCACGCTCACGGCCACCATCGCCATTGGTATTGCGGGCATTCCCTCCTTCATCCGCGTCACGCGCTCCGGCACTCTGCAAATCATGACGCAGGATTACATCGCCGCGGCGCGCATCTCGAAGGTGCCTCCGGCACTCATCGCGTGGCGCCACGTGCTGCCCAACCTCGGCGGCATCATCGCCATCCAGGCTTCGGTGTACTTTGCGCTGGCCGTTCTCGCGGAGGCCGGCCTGTCCTACCTGGGCCTGGGCACCGCCCCTCCAACGGCCTCGTGGGGCCGCATGCTTCACGACGCCCAACCCCTCCTGGCCACCCACCCCCTCCAAGCTCTGTGGCCCGGGCTGGCCATCGCCGGCACCGTCCTCGGATTCAACCTTCTAGGAAGCCATGCTGACCGTCACTGATCTGCGCGTGGGCTCCGTCGGCCCCTTCACCTTCGAGATTGCCCCGGGCGAGCGCGTCGGGCTCGTCGGCGATTCCGGCAGCGGCAAGTCCCTCACCGCGCTCGCCATCATGGGCCTGCTGCCTGACCATCTCGAGGCCACCGGCTCCATCTGCTTCGAGGGCCAGGAGTTGCTCGGTATGCGCGACCGCGACCTGCGCCAGCTTCCCCTAGCTATGGTCTTCCAGGAACCCATGACTGCGCTCGATCCCCTCCAGAAGGTTCCGGGCTTCAACCGCTTCCCGCACCAGCTCTCTGGTGGGCAACGCCAGCGCGCCCTCATTGAGATGGCCATGGCGCGCAAGCCCAAGCTGCTTATCTGCGATGAGCCCACCACGGCCCTCGATCCGCGCACCCAGGAGGAGATCCTCTCCGACATCGCCTCCGTCACCGACAACCAGGACACCGCGCTGCTGTTCATC is a genomic window of Corynebacterium singulare containing:
- a CDS encoding GntR family transcriptional regulator, with the protein product MAVSLRGTQQHSKIADYLRGLIRSKQLAPGDFLPSEAELCEQFSSSRGPVRQAVAALRSEGLISSGRGRRSVVLGRFTSESFDSIFSVTHWLRERGFEPGAKTLWLARCPAPKKVANFLQVDEGAPVVFVHRVRSANDFPISIERMYFPLEVGSHILNFDADNGSIHDHLSAKGVEFDNVNRELSMARATEEDARSLNIDTGTPLWRLHLDISDHSGHPVECTEILYLSDRLTLGMTSVRGTTSPLEVKLSEG
- a CDS encoding ABC transporter substrate-binding protein; the protein is MRTRLTLLGLLGAASLSACSAGSTAIVDADSTALTLATTTPATSLDFTTVGGAAIPAALMSNVYETLVRISPEGDIVPGLATSWEAEPTRYTFHLREASFSNGEAFTANTAAWSINAVKTEWTNGISAQMDVVKQATAVDDHTLIVELSRPSAGWLWSMGTAIGAMRTPTEAVGTGPFAVAGFSPGEYIALEARSDYWGTPAAEDITIRYFPDSLTAVNALRSGGVDAVWGVQNPELLDTLEDSIHTAIGTTNGEVLLSMNNQAAPFDDPRVRRAVAYGIDRQAANDILWQGRARDTGGAPVPPSDPWFSGQDYYPFDPARAHTLMEDAGAVGTPLTLTVPSLPYTQTLSEFLYSQLTEIGFDVTLETAEFPAVWLSQVMGAKEYQMSLVAHVEPRDIPTIFGNPDYYIGYDSAQARTLLQQDDMSGAVDQIMADMPALTLMNMPNIVLYRDGLTGLQPNQITDAIELRGVR
- a CDS encoding MalY/PatB family protein gives rise to the protein MHFPSLKELSARGTRKWTVYDEDVIPLWIAESDFLTAPAVKEAIQEAVDAESFGYTPAPKASELNAAVADFYETRYGWRPKHVFWIGDVVRGLLLGVQYFTEGPVAVPVPSYPPLLELPETAGREKIETSLELADIERAFQAGAGSILLSHPYNPLGIVFDEEWLRGLVALADKYDARILSDEIHAPLVYKGRHIPLASLSDRVITVTATSKAWNTAGLKCAQVILSNSADVARWNGLTGVAKDGTGTLGVLAAEAAYRKGVDFLDEEVEYLKDTRDWLVDELPKRVPGLKTSRPEATYLLWLDFSETAIGDNPKPAAWVREHAKVALNEGVTFGTGGEHHARLNFATSRELLEEALVRLEKAFH
- a CDS encoding ABC transporter ATP-binding protein, with translation MNSILRIVRSASALWPFYLGVLITASVTAILSLLTPFILREATDTVVAGGALRTIVWWVFALFVADALGNVVKNIGGYIGDVMVSRLRQILSTRYFAKLLSVPQGYYDNQVTGTIIARLDRSIANITQFLQSFSNNFFVMLIQAAAVLVITAVYYWPLAILLAALFPIYMWLTAKTSSRWQRFEAIKNENIDLANGRFAEVIGQVKVTKSFVAEARELASFGGRYRTVVDTTKPQSRWWHSMDTARGVAMALIFFGIYGLIFWRTLEGHFSIGDMVMLLQLVNMAKQPVFMMSWIVDISQRAIAGSKDYFKVMEETPEPTVNPQLVSAAAASDVPELDLSPVEPLAPAEGPVFAFDDVSFAYEADKPVVNGITFSAEEGHKVALVGESGGGKSTLVNLLLGLYQPTEGTLSVLGQDVATLTAERLRASVGVVFQESYLFSGTIKENIAYGKPGASMEEIIAVAKRANAHGFIEEFPDGYDTVIGERGLKLSGGQKQRVAVARAMLKDAPILVLDEATSALDTKAERAVQAGLDELMKDRTTLIIAHRLSTIADVDTIVTLDRGVISEIGSPAELAQSDGIYAELLRLTQSASAADRKRLKKYGFVQTPSE
- the brnQ gene encoding branched-chain amino acid transport system II carrier protein — its product is MSINDAQASPHTASTGSPVKTIVVASLMLFSMFFGAGNLIFPPEVGVSSGTNFWPATLGFLAAGVALPVLAIIAVAISGQSVRDIGNHGGKVFGVAFSVIAYLAIGAFYALPRTGAVSMETAITPLLGWEGTAANGAFNVVFFLIALVLAWRPNNIIDTLGKFLTPALVALLVVLITVATVSNPRVPGTPTEEYATSPFVTGLFEGYNTMDAIAGLAFSIVIVNSLRSKGFSKNTELLRGTVVSAVIAGILLATIYLGLAWIGQTMPNGSSYDSGAALLADASNLTLGTTGQAVFSAIVILACMTTAVGLISATSEFFAMLVPKTSYHFWACLFTALSIAFAFQGLETVLSIAVPFIIFLYPPAISLIALTLLQPVVKRWVTFHRAFRLALWVSVLWSAATSFGAPLDFSPGQDVGLGWVVPTLLAFIIGVIIDVVSTGSEERSE
- a CDS encoding LLM class flavin-dependent oxidoreductase encodes the protein MTQRAALSILDFCTIYEGESPAQSMARSVELAQRAEALGFKRMWYTEHHNMPSITSSSPAVLIAHIGAKTERIRLGSGGVMLPNHAPYVIAEQFGTLAELYPDRIDLGLGRAPGTDMQTLGRALRRDGHAAERFPEDIRELQGYLAGASIIPGVQAIPGAGTNVPIYILGSSMFGASLAAKYGLPYAFASHFAPQHLESATAYYRENYQPSESFPEPYVIAGVNVTAGENAEEEFERVCFRRVKAFVGRGKQLSDAHVEQIISTAQGQQILDMLKYSAVGNGEHVREYLAEFQELAQADELMISLQSTNHEKVLGNMETLAHAWEL
- a CDS encoding ABC transporter permease — protein: MRVLRFIGTLFAASIIIFLLMRAVPGNPARVALGVNATDEAVEKLTQSMGLDRPLLVQYLEWMKGLFTGNFGISLSSQQDITPLVLDRAQVTLLLIGLAIALALVGAIPMGILLARFRLPVLNAATQLGIAVPSFLVGILLVAVFSVHLGWLPANGWQLPREGLSHLVLPVISLALVQGAMLTRYVRVTLTEEMDKDYIRTARSLGESRTGALIRHGLRNAALPVLTVTGVQLSTLVVGAVVIENVFVIPGLGSMLLDAVSTRDLTTIQTLIMVFVTFTLTVNLLTDLAYRVIDPRLKEAR
- a CDS encoding ABC transporter permease: MKPGYLLVGLTVLLALVSLVWTPYDPNLISPDRLAGPSLEHLMGTDRFGRDTFSRILTGAQVTLLVGVVAVAIAALIGVPLGIIAGMRGGGVIMAAADLLLAFPALLLAIVAGAVWGSSTLTATIAIGIAGIPSFIRVTRSGTLQIMTQDYIAAARISKVPPALIAWRHVLPNLGGIIAIQASVYFALAVLAEAGLSYLGLGTAPPTASWGRMLHDAQPLLATHPLQALWPGLAIAGTVLGFNLLGSHADRH